The following coding sequences are from one Puniceicoccus vermicola window:
- a CDS encoding exosortase/archaeosortase family protein, whose product MRRQIPWGSLLFLLALLTLSLPSARWYVARMLDGADEPYGILALGVWLWFLPWKRFRRDFVANTFPSGVEALLWILVIAIILFGPEWPALLRAALLVGMISTSAIIRGMPRGAVVLGFLSLPILASLDFYLGFPMRYACGWVGTEGLRAVGVPVSLSGIRMLVEGHEIVIDRPCSGLKYLWFGWFFAGCLMAQYRLAAQRVLVGSLLSGLILFLSNALRVTVLFLLEWRGWGSARSHEIAGLILFGAALFGIFLAIRGIARGGEPKFEQEWFLGRGTFVSPFVWIFVFGVIGATYGAPFLQKEDASNARLAKVEQIAIPSEFGGLVLDRAFQEGGLQAQLYHSQEGMVLIREIRRPTRRLHSAEDCFRGDGWKIETAPLWKDPYERNWRRFYASRDGSRLEVRQRIEGSDGWTGTDISEWFWNATTGRTKGPWKAWVVVLEA is encoded by the coding sequence ATGAGGAGACAGATTCCCTGGGGGAGTCTCCTGTTTCTCTTAGCGTTGTTGACTCTCAGCCTGCCGTCCGCCCGCTGGTATGTTGCGCGCATGCTGGACGGTGCGGACGAGCCCTACGGGATTCTCGCCCTCGGAGTGTGGTTGTGGTTTCTTCCCTGGAAACGTTTTCGGCGGGATTTCGTCGCGAATACATTTCCAAGTGGGGTGGAGGCTCTGCTGTGGATTCTGGTGATTGCGATCATCCTCTTCGGCCCGGAGTGGCCAGCACTCCTTCGGGCGGCCCTGCTCGTTGGGATGATTTCGACGTCCGCGATTATCCGGGGTATGCCTCGGGGAGCGGTCGTTCTGGGCTTTCTCAGTCTCCCGATTCTCGCTAGCCTCGACTTCTACCTCGGCTTTCCCATGCGTTATGCATGTGGCTGGGTGGGAACTGAGGGTCTTCGGGCCGTCGGGGTCCCCGTATCCTTGAGTGGGATCCGCATGTTGGTCGAGGGGCATGAGATTGTCATCGATCGTCCCTGCAGTGGACTGAAGTATCTGTGGTTCGGTTGGTTCTTTGCCGGATGCCTCATGGCCCAATATCGATTAGCGGCCCAGCGGGTACTGGTTGGCTCCTTGTTGTCAGGCCTGATCCTTTTCCTTTCCAATGCTTTGAGGGTCACGGTTCTCTTTCTTCTCGAATGGCGCGGTTGGGGGAGCGCCAGAAGCCATGAGATTGCCGGTCTGATTCTGTTCGGGGCGGCGCTATTCGGAATCTTTCTGGCAATTCGCGGGATTGCGCGGGGAGGGGAACCGAAGTTCGAACAAGAATGGTTCTTGGGTCGGGGGACATTCGTTTCACCATTTGTTTGGATCTTCGTGTTCGGCGTGATTGGAGCGACATATGGAGCCCCTTTCCTCCAAAAGGAGGACGCGTCGAACGCCCGATTGGCTAAGGTTGAGCAGATTGCCATTCCCTCCGAGTTTGGCGGTCTCGTCTTGGACCGGGCGTTTCAAGAGGGTGGGTTGCAGGCTCAGCTCTATCACAGTCAGGAAGGAATGGTTCTGATCCGTGAGATTCGCCGGCCGACCCGCCGCTTGCATTCTGCCGAGGATTGTTTTCGCGGAGACGGATGGAAGATCGAAACGGCACCGCTCTGGAAAGACCCCTATGAAAGGAATTGGCGGCGGTTTTATGCGTCGCGCGATGGCTCCCGCCTGGAGGTGCGTCAGAGGATCGAGGGGAGCGATGGCTGGACTGGAACCGATATCTCCGAGTGGTTCTGGAATGCGACCACCGGACGAACGAAAGGGCCTTGGAAAGCGTGGGTCGTCGTTCTCGAGGCATAG
- a CDS encoding beta-galactosidase trimerization domain-containing protein: MIPQLAEVQLYENEIRVGVYDSAATRMHYRQMRFDYGSVLSSWKDFLENMGLAYDPFLKIENISDYDIVILPFTACLSDYEARVIKEYVGNGGRLFMTGTVGSRFEDGDWRDEPVFGDIVGARFVGNANPSPKGPARLSLNRDLPVSLRWTPRRSLVIPSYNEVLVIRPIGSRMNIVAKAPYYRRDETYDELVAICYGPYLKGEIVWSGVRIAAAPSGDETAERAFRELFVNMMVWLADRPRVTTSTWPEKKKGALGLVVEFPEKSPLRLLSKIQKTEQPIGVLVSPQQANQLVDLPGVDQLDVEWILHLDPAFLKSNEFEEMGAKLRSLKARVEKTLNTTLSGVMVDGMRPRDMASIALDAGFVYLLSPPTDGIEEYPEIFASVRRKGPFEAPEVLSLAPFREKLPEQISPTDCFFVVLPAEDFLELKTPLKFTGLDDQKELWKAFPREIVNWRSDRNSVVMDEEFLPNDRLRLRISNGSYTEFHQFPFSIGFGGSIEKVLIWPKAVGQPPPDLVSKKNGDWHFSIDRFRPGMTLEFIFTPLKEGETPSNF; the protein is encoded by the coding sequence GTGATTCCCCAGCTCGCCGAAGTCCAGCTTTACGAGAATGAAATTCGCGTGGGGGTATACGATTCGGCGGCCACACGAATGCACTACCGCCAGATGCGCTTCGACTACGGAAGTGTGCTGAGCTCATGGAAGGATTTTCTGGAGAATATGGGGCTCGCCTATGACCCCTTTCTCAAGATCGAGAACATCAGCGATTACGATATTGTGATCTTGCCCTTCACCGCCTGCCTTAGCGATTACGAAGCACGGGTGATCAAGGAGTATGTCGGCAATGGTGGCCGATTGTTCATGACGGGAACGGTGGGATCCCGATTCGAGGATGGCGATTGGCGGGATGAGCCGGTTTTCGGAGATATTGTCGGTGCCCGTTTTGTGGGAAACGCGAATCCGAGCCCCAAAGGTCCAGCCCGCCTTTCTCTCAATCGCGATCTTCCGGTTTCCTTGCGTTGGACCCCTCGGCGAAGTCTCGTGATCCCGTCTTACAACGAGGTGCTGGTCATTCGTCCAATTGGAAGCCGAATGAATATCGTGGCCAAAGCTCCGTATTATCGGAGGGACGAGACCTATGACGAACTGGTGGCAATCTGTTACGGGCCCTATCTGAAAGGTGAAATCGTCTGGTCCGGTGTGCGAATCGCTGCGGCCCCAAGTGGCGATGAAACGGCTGAAAGAGCTTTCCGTGAGCTTTTTGTGAACATGATGGTCTGGCTTGCAGATCGACCGCGCGTAACGACTTCTACATGGCCGGAGAAAAAGAAAGGTGCGCTGGGTCTTGTCGTCGAGTTTCCAGAGAAATCACCACTGCGGCTGTTGTCTAAAATTCAGAAAACCGAGCAGCCGATTGGGGTGTTGGTGAGTCCACAACAAGCGAATCAGCTTGTTGACCTCCCGGGGGTAGATCAGCTGGATGTTGAGTGGATCCTTCATCTCGATCCTGCATTTCTGAAGTCCAATGAATTTGAAGAAATGGGGGCAAAACTGAGATCGTTAAAAGCCCGGGTGGAAAAGACCCTGAATACAACCTTGTCTGGGGTCATGGTCGACGGAATGCGGCCACGTGATATGGCTTCCATCGCTCTCGACGCAGGTTTCGTCTACCTTCTCTCGCCGCCGACTGATGGCATTGAGGAGTATCCGGAAATTTTTGCCTCGGTCCGTAGGAAGGGCCCCTTCGAAGCTCCTGAAGTCCTTTCACTGGCGCCATTCCGAGAGAAGCTCCCCGAACAAATCTCCCCGACCGACTGTTTCTTTGTCGTCTTGCCTGCAGAGGATTTTCTGGAGCTGAAAACGCCCCTAAAGTTCACGGGGCTCGATGATCAGAAGGAGCTGTGGAAAGCCTTCCCGAGGGAAATTGTCAACTGGCGCTCCGATCGGAATTCAGTGGTTATGGATGAAGAATTTCTTCCGAACGACCGTCTCCGGCTCCGGATCAGTAACGGTTCCTATACCGAATTTCACCAGTTCCCTTTCTCCATCGGATTCGGTGGTTCCATTGAAAAGGTTCTCATCTGGCCGAAGGCGGTGGGCCAACCTCCGCCCGATTTGGTTTCGAAGAAAAACGGAGATTGGCATTTCAGTATCGACCGCTTCCGGCCGGGAATGACCCTGGAGTTCATCTTTACGCCTTTGAAGGAAGGGGAGACTCCCTCGAATTTCTAA
- a CDS encoding tetratricopeptide repeat protein, with the protein MVSRLFTRITILVAIPTLFAIGYVVSGQENDPALLIRARELRLNEVYLESARVYRAYLAEYPDDLEARLEFGELLVLLDQPVDAANQVIPILNEEPDNAEAREIFDQSLVKIEEDLDPTNSVGLLQIARLKRFSGNEEESQEYYIRYLQAVPEDSLALHELAQMVYDSGDHERGQALLVEAIRKAPDDETRKELLLKQATWLSYDEETQDEAVIAFQDLLVEYPDMAQAYLNLGDLYRYRGDYEEAGEAYLKAIQYGGASERATEGYFQVLLQTRALQTARKEKIAGNYEEAVTFYELHFQEMELTRQKLAQIQALEAQGVATENQVMAADFFERFLAETPDEVTIRLEAADSYAQIGETEQAMEETERAIELKPDDREIRLQLARYQTYDSDSVVEAGETLDAVAEIFGPDAEVSTLRGDVYRFEGDYVEASAAYRRALEENPNDPVALQGLEEIKNAFSPEFYGGLGFIRDWSSDFDHFFLGLGLRNVFSGIQHRVDLEVDALYYNQPVSTQNPELSNNTNSVAGTDVMVSVSGPIERPWSYLLSLGANFYNKVDWTPVGQLALGYAGDQVNAVFGFRRKEAVDDHYNLSALLDEVRMNDFFGQVIYQTIGDEVWERWQVEGYGETGWFSDDNYRSRGLLTLMNRTYESAEDSLKLGVRGLYTNYRFQSLNYFSPSDYYGIGLTGRLDHHFNEDTDGGVSASAIWIEQVEEFDIAVGGYLYHQISDSARGSLRLDYGQSTFQQGDIRSISGRAEVEILF; encoded by the coding sequence ATGGTTTCTCGACTTTTCACCCGGATCACGATTCTCGTCGCAATTCCAACTTTGTTTGCGATCGGGTATGTCGTGTCTGGACAAGAAAATGACCCGGCGCTTTTGATTCGTGCCCGGGAACTGCGCTTGAACGAAGTGTATTTGGAGAGTGCGCGGGTCTATCGGGCATACTTGGCGGAGTATCCGGATGATCTTGAGGCACGGCTCGAGTTTGGAGAACTACTGGTGCTACTGGATCAGCCAGTCGATGCGGCGAATCAGGTGATTCCGATCCTCAATGAGGAGCCCGACAACGCCGAGGCGCGTGAGATATTTGACCAGAGTCTGGTGAAGATCGAAGAGGATCTCGATCCCACAAATTCTGTAGGGTTGCTCCAAATCGCTCGATTGAAACGGTTTTCGGGGAACGAAGAGGAATCGCAAGAATACTACATTCGTTATCTTCAGGCGGTGCCTGAGGACTCGCTCGCTTTACATGAGCTTGCGCAGATGGTCTATGATTCCGGCGATCACGAGCGTGGCCAGGCGCTCCTCGTTGAAGCCATTCGGAAGGCACCCGACGACGAAACCCGCAAGGAACTCCTCTTGAAACAGGCGACCTGGCTTTCGTATGACGAGGAAACGCAGGACGAGGCGGTGATAGCCTTTCAGGATCTTCTGGTCGAATACCCGGATATGGCTCAGGCCTATCTGAATCTGGGAGATCTTTATCGTTACCGAGGCGATTACGAAGAGGCCGGCGAAGCCTACTTGAAGGCCATTCAATATGGAGGCGCTAGCGAAAGAGCGACCGAGGGATATTTTCAGGTTTTGCTTCAGACACGCGCGTTGCAGACGGCACGGAAAGAAAAAATAGCCGGGAACTACGAGGAGGCGGTTACCTTCTATGAGCTTCATTTCCAGGAAATGGAACTTACCCGACAAAAATTGGCACAAATCCAAGCCTTGGAAGCCCAAGGGGTCGCAACCGAGAATCAGGTGATGGCGGCTGACTTTTTCGAGCGTTTTCTGGCCGAGACTCCTGATGAAGTCACGATCCGCCTCGAGGCCGCCGATTCCTATGCTCAAATCGGAGAAACCGAGCAAGCAATGGAAGAGACTGAGCGGGCTATCGAGTTGAAGCCCGACGACCGTGAGATTCGCTTGCAGCTAGCGCGTTATCAGACCTATGACTCCGATTCCGTGGTTGAGGCGGGCGAAACCCTCGACGCGGTAGCCGAAATTTTTGGACCCGATGCCGAAGTGTCCACATTGCGAGGCGATGTTTACCGTTTCGAAGGGGATTACGTTGAAGCGAGCGCGGCCTATCGACGGGCTTTGGAGGAGAATCCCAATGATCCTGTGGCACTTCAAGGTCTTGAGGAAATTAAGAATGCCTTTTCTCCTGAGTTTTACGGAGGCCTTGGATTTATTCGCGATTGGTCCTCGGATTTTGATCACTTTTTCTTGGGGCTTGGGCTTCGGAATGTCTTTTCGGGCATTCAGCATCGAGTCGACTTGGAAGTAGACGCGCTCTACTACAATCAACCGGTTTCTACCCAGAATCCCGAGTTGTCGAACAACACGAACAGCGTTGCGGGTACGGATGTTATGGTGTCGGTGAGTGGCCCCATCGAACGCCCGTGGTCCTATCTTCTCTCGCTGGGAGCCAATTTCTACAACAAGGTGGATTGGACCCCCGTCGGTCAGTTGGCACTCGGTTACGCCGGTGATCAAGTAAATGCGGTCTTCGGATTTCGTCGGAAGGAGGCCGTAGACGACCATTACAATTTGAGTGCGCTTCTGGATGAAGTGCGCATGAACGACTTTTTCGGGCAGGTCATTTATCAGACGATTGGAGACGAAGTCTGGGAGCGTTGGCAGGTTGAGGGCTACGGGGAGACTGGATGGTTTTCCGACGATAATTATCGCTCGCGAGGCTTGTTGACCTTGATGAACCGCACCTATGAGTCGGCAGAGGATTCCTTGAAGCTTGGGGTTCGTGGCCTTTATACCAATTACAGATTTCAGTCTCTGAATTACTTTTCGCCGTCCGATTATTACGGGATTGGCCTCACTGGGAGACTTGATCACCATTTTAACGAAGATACCGATGGGGGAGTCTCCGCGTCTGCCATCTGGATCGAGCAGGTCGAAGAGTTTGATATCGCCGTAGGCGGATACCTATATCACCAGATTTCCGATTCGGCTCGTGGTAGCCTCCGGCTGGACTACGGCCAATCGACATTTCAACAGGGAGACATCCGGTCAATCAGCGGTCGCGCCGAAGTGGAGATCCTGTTCTAA
- a CDS encoding VIT domain-containing protein, producing MKTKNILILLSAGFGGLLLMGSARANSPGESSTDRTEVPYFWTPSMKEGVDALPLKSTDVQVKIEGMLATVTVSQVYRNEGTVPIEASYIFPGSTRAAVNDLRFTIGERVISAEIQEKEEARRTYEAAKTEGKRTVLLEQHRPNVFQMKVANILPADVVSVQLVYTETLPRENGDYEFVYPTVVGPRYVGDPEAQAGNSTEWVHSPFLSPETEVAAPEFRLSVDLTPGQTIRRIGSPSHKVDIDYREADHAVLELTPAPLRSDDRDFILRYSLADEEPEVGILLTKTEDGGYFLVNLEPPARQASGVAMPREYLFLLDVSGSMEGFPLTIAKQVMGGLIEDLGSGDSFNIVAFAGSSEVFSERVSAKVSPSSKQRALEWIDGLSGMGGTNLLPALKRVLQLPRDEGTSRTVVVITDGYVVVEREAFELIRNSLGEANLFALGIGSSVNRHLIEGMARAGGGDEFVATNIREGKEVGAQLIKMVRNPVLTQISLDWEGLEVKEMLPERQPDLFLDKPVRVIGRFEGEWGGRLTVTGKAGSDDFEQTVELGNGNQPSVGSIGILWAREKVQALTDSLLFGDEGSVRSQIVELGLRYRLLTRYTSFVAVEEVIARQEEDLATVKQPVPLPAGVSSLAVGAGIPASPEPETVGLVLLVLGALAVLFWSSRKKDAQ from the coding sequence ATGAAAACCAAAAACATTCTTATCCTTCTCTCTGCAGGCTTCGGTGGGCTTCTCCTCATGGGTTCCGCGCGAGCGAACTCCCCTGGGGAGTCTTCTACAGACCGCACCGAAGTGCCCTATTTTTGGACGCCTTCGATGAAGGAAGGAGTTGATGCGTTGCCGCTTAAATCGACCGATGTTCAAGTGAAGATCGAGGGGATGTTGGCCACGGTCACGGTGAGTCAGGTCTACCGCAATGAAGGAACGGTCCCGATTGAGGCGTCCTACATTTTTCCGGGATCGACGCGGGCTGCGGTGAACGATCTCCGTTTTACGATTGGAGAACGGGTGATTTCCGCGGAGATCCAGGAAAAGGAGGAGGCTCGTCGCACCTATGAAGCCGCGAAAACCGAGGGCAAGCGAACCGTTCTCCTCGAGCAGCACCGTCCGAACGTGTTTCAGATGAAGGTTGCCAACATCCTTCCCGCCGATGTGGTTTCGGTGCAGCTAGTCTATACCGAAACGTTACCCCGTGAGAACGGGGACTACGAGTTTGTCTATCCCACGGTGGTCGGTCCGCGCTATGTCGGAGACCCGGAAGCACAGGCAGGAAACTCAACGGAATGGGTGCACTCTCCCTTTCTCTCACCGGAGACCGAGGTTGCGGCCCCAGAGTTCCGCTTGTCGGTCGATCTGACTCCTGGCCAGACGATCCGAAGAATCGGCTCTCCAAGCCACAAGGTGGACATCGATTATCGGGAGGCGGACCATGCTGTTCTCGAGCTGACCCCCGCACCCCTGCGATCGGATGATCGAGACTTTATCCTCCGTTACTCGTTGGCTGATGAGGAACCGGAAGTGGGGATTCTGCTGACGAAAACTGAGGACGGCGGCTACTTCCTCGTCAATCTGGAGCCACCTGCACGCCAGGCTTCGGGGGTGGCAATGCCGCGCGAATATTTGTTCTTGCTCGATGTTTCGGGTTCGATGGAAGGGTTTCCTCTCACCATCGCAAAGCAAGTAATGGGCGGACTGATCGAGGATCTGGGATCTGGCGACTCTTTCAATATCGTCGCATTTGCCGGAAGTTCCGAAGTGTTCTCCGAGAGGGTTTCTGCAAAAGTGAGTCCTTCTTCGAAACAGAGGGCCTTGGAATGGATCGATGGGCTTAGCGGCATGGGAGGGACCAACCTGCTTCCAGCCCTTAAGAGGGTCTTACAGCTGCCGCGGGATGAGGGCACTTCTCGAACGGTCGTTGTCATCACGGATGGATACGTGGTTGTGGAGCGGGAGGCGTTTGAACTCATCCGGAACTCGCTCGGGGAAGCCAATCTCTTCGCCCTTGGCATTGGTTCCTCAGTGAATCGGCATTTGATTGAGGGAATGGCCCGAGCGGGAGGCGGCGATGAGTTTGTCGCGACCAATATTCGAGAAGGAAAGGAGGTCGGTGCTCAATTGATCAAAATGGTGCGGAATCCGGTGCTGACTCAGATCTCATTGGATTGGGAAGGCTTGGAGGTAAAAGAAATGCTTCCGGAGCGGCAACCGGACCTCTTTCTGGATAAGCCGGTTCGAGTTATCGGTCGCTTCGAAGGTGAGTGGGGCGGTCGCCTGACTGTAACTGGGAAAGCGGGCTCTGACGACTTTGAGCAAACCGTCGAACTCGGTAATGGAAACCAACCTTCCGTGGGTTCGATCGGGATTCTGTGGGCGCGGGAAAAAGTTCAGGCTCTGACGGATTCACTGCTCTTCGGGGACGAAGGATCGGTCCGAAGCCAGATTGTTGAGCTGGGTCTGCGCTACCGGCTGCTTACTCGCTACACATCTTTTGTTGCGGTAGAAGAGGTCATTGCCCGGCAGGAAGAGGATCTGGCTACGGTTAAGCAACCCGTTCCGCTTCCCGCTGGAGTGAGCTCTCTCGCGGTCGGGGCCGGTATCCCCGCTTCACCCGAGCCCGAAACCGTAGGATTAGTCCTATTGGTATTGGGAGCGCTGGCGGTATTGTTCTGGAGTTCCCGCAAGAAGGATGCGCAATGA
- a CDS encoding glycosyltransferase family 2 protein, whose product MKSWFIRLSLLLAILLFMAVAGLAVWLLIERTDHTVSKWLATAAFSFVIIFVSVLILRVLFFAFFAMVHLFVYRRGLASDDKSPRWEGRNQPKVSIIVPAYNEEKVIAEAIRSHLRMDYSSFEIVVVDDGSTDKTTEMAQQVADEDAAGRVQVHKIPNGGKGNALNYGIRVAKSEFLLCVDADSRLDPDSLNYAVRHMKDPRVAAVAGNVKVLNRHKILTNLQALEYIIGQNLMRRIQGLFRCVGIVPGPFGLFRRSAIEQVGLYTDDTFAEDCDLSLRLLASGWRIVDEINSVVRTEAPEKLKPFIKQRYRWTRGVLQALRKHKHGFTGRGGIRLWFVLINMFFDGVIWPVANLLAHACVFYLILEFGLVTYLVFWWIHFTLLDMGLALVCIASERETARLVIHILFYRLFFLVIMDVCKLLSSFEEVFQIKMGWGKLERTGSGGNTKEVPVS is encoded by the coding sequence ATGAAGTCTTGGTTTATTCGTCTCTCCTTACTGCTGGCCATACTGCTCTTCATGGCGGTAGCTGGGCTGGCGGTGTGGCTGCTTATTGAGCGCACCGATCATACGGTCTCGAAGTGGTTGGCTACGGCCGCTTTCAGCTTCGTTATTATTTTCGTGTCCGTGTTGATCTTGCGGGTGCTGTTTTTCGCTTTTTTTGCGATGGTTCACCTCTTTGTTTATCGGCGCGGTCTGGCCTCCGATGACAAGAGTCCGCGTTGGGAGGGTCGAAACCAGCCGAAGGTTTCCATCATCGTACCAGCCTATAATGAAGAAAAGGTGATTGCCGAAGCGATCCGTTCCCATTTGCGGATGGATTATTCCTCCTTTGAAATTGTCGTGGTAGACGATGGCTCGACAGATAAAACCACGGAAATGGCCCAGCAAGTTGCCGATGAGGACGCGGCCGGCCGGGTTCAGGTGCACAAGATACCCAATGGCGGAAAAGGGAATGCCTTGAACTATGGCATCCGGGTCGCCAAATCTGAGTTTCTACTTTGTGTGGATGCCGACAGTCGTCTGGATCCCGATTCGCTGAACTATGCGGTGCGGCATATGAAAGATCCCCGCGTCGCGGCCGTTGCGGGGAACGTGAAAGTGCTGAACCGGCACAAAATTCTCACCAATCTCCAAGCCCTCGAGTACATCATCGGGCAGAATCTGATGCGGCGTATTCAGGGCCTCTTCCGTTGTGTCGGTATTGTCCCCGGGCCGTTTGGTCTCTTCCGGAGGAGTGCGATTGAGCAGGTAGGATTATACACCGACGATACCTTCGCGGAGGATTGTGACTTGAGTCTTCGTCTCCTCGCTTCGGGCTGGCGCATCGTCGACGAAATCAACTCCGTGGTCAGGACGGAGGCCCCTGAGAAGCTCAAGCCCTTTATCAAACAGCGCTACCGTTGGACACGAGGGGTTTTACAGGCGCTGCGTAAGCATAAGCATGGATTCACGGGGCGGGGTGGCATCCGACTCTGGTTTGTGCTTATCAATATGTTTTTCGACGGCGTGATTTGGCCGGTCGCTAACCTCTTGGCACACGCCTGCGTCTTTTATCTAATCCTTGAGTTCGGTCTCGTGACCTATCTGGTCTTTTGGTGGATCCACTTTACGCTCTTGGATATGGGCTTGGCTCTGGTTTGTATTGCCAGCGAGCGAGAGACCGCCCGCTTGGTCATTCACATTCTTTTCTACCGCTTGTTTTTCCTCGTGATCATGGATGTTTGTAAGCTCCTCTCGTCCTTTGAGGAGGTTTTCCAGATCAAAATGGGCTGGGGTAAACTCGAACGCACCGGTTCGGGTGGCAACACCAAGGAGGTTCCCGTATCATGA